From Blattabacterium cuenoti, a single genomic window includes:
- the mgtE gene encoding magnesium transporter yields the protein MFNEDQDHLNNDKFLNNQTVSRLIKIIYHNSNHVVKIFSLLKLCKAISVFRVLNFSIKKKIIKGLPPIKKMELLNNLSINDRVYFLENLPKNILKDLIKYLNPEEKCKTLVSIGYPKNSIGCLMIPYYLAVQENWTVKEVLNYIRKDVKDSDVIEIVYIIDKEGKLIDDIKIREFLLVDPNTKVSDLTNGQYTETLNVTDTEKEAIKMFSMSNRISLPVIDDQNFLLGIVTIDDILWVLNENYREDFQEIGRMEALNQSYLNVPLYKLIKKRAGWLILLFIGEMLTTTVMQIFSSVIEKALVLALFIPLVVSSGGNSGSQAASLIIQAMALGEVKIKDWWIVMRREIICGFFLGSILGLTGFIRVVAWHKINLFNYGYHWILVGFTVFFSLIGIVLWGTFSGAMLPFIIKKFRGDPATSSAPFVATLVDVVGLIIYFSISYLLLHGTLL from the coding sequence ATGTTTAATGAGGATCAAGATCATTTAAATAACGATAAATTTCTAAATAATCAAACTGTAAGTAGATTAATAAAAATTATTTATCATAATTCGAATCATGTTGTAAAAATTTTTAGTTTATTAAAATTATGTAAAGCAATTTCTGTTTTTAGAGTATTAAATTTTTCTATAAAAAAAAAAATTATAAAAGGTTTACCTCCTATTAAAAAAATGGAATTATTAAATAATTTATCGATAAATGATCGTGTTTATTTTTTAGAAAATCTTCCCAAGAATATATTAAAAGATTTAATAAAATATTTGAATCCAGAAGAAAAATGTAAAACTTTAGTATCTATAGGGTATCCTAAAAATAGTATAGGTTGTTTAATGATTCCATATTATCTTGCTGTTCAAGAAAACTGGACTGTAAAAGAAGTTTTAAATTATATTCGTAAAGATGTAAAAGATAGTGATGTAATAGAAATTGTTTATATAATAGATAAAGAAGGAAAATTAATAGATGATATAAAAATACGAGAATTTTTATTAGTAGATCCCAATACAAAAGTATCTGATTTAACAAACGGTCAATATACTGAAACTTTAAATGTTACAGATACAGAAAAAGAAGCAATCAAAATGTTTTCCATGAGTAATAGAATTTCGCTTCCCGTTATAGACGATCAGAATTTTTTATTAGGAATAGTCACAATAGATGATATTTTATGGGTTTTAAATGAAAATTATAGAGAAGATTTTCAAGAAATAGGAAGAATGGAAGCTTTAAATCAATCTTATTTAAACGTTCCTTTATACAAACTTATTAAAAAAAGAGCGGGATGGCTTATTTTATTATTTATAGGAGAAATGTTAACCACAACAGTGATGCAAATATTTTCAAGTGTTATCGAAAAAGCTTTAGTTCTTGCTTTGTTCATTCCTTTAGTTGTTTCTAGTGGTGGAAATAGTGGTTCTCAAGCTGCAAGTTTAATCATACAAGCAATGGCTTTAGGAGAAGTGAAAATAAAAGATTGGTGGATTGTCATGCGAAGAGAAATTATTTGTGGTTTTTTCTTAGGTAGTATTTTAGGACTGACTGGTTTTATACGTGTAGTAGCTTGGCACAAAATCAATTTATTTAATTATGGTTATCATTGGATTTTGGTAGGATTCACGGTATTTTTTTCGTTAATTGGAATAGTATTATGGGGGACTTTCAGTGGGGCGATGTTGCCTTTTATAATTAAAAAATTTAGAGGAGATCCTGCAACTTCTTCTGCTCCTTTTGTTGCTACATTAGTAGATGTCGTTGGATTAATTATATATTTTTCTATATCTTATCTTCTTTTACATGGTACTTTATTATAA
- the pyrH gene encoding UMP kinase, producing MKYKRSLLKLSGESLMGENEFGLHSTRLQQYAEEVKKVVDMGAQVAIVIGGGNIFRGFSRIKEKTINRIEGDYMGMLATVINGIAFQSYLENVGVCTYIQTAIRMDEIAEPFGIDKAIYHLEKGRVVIFVAGLGNPYFTTDTAAVLRAIEIRADVLLKGTRVDGIYTTDPEKDKYAKKLKNISFDTAYKMGIKVMDQTAFILGNENNLPIIIFDINRKGNFKKVISGEEIGTMVSKKK from the coding sequence ATGAAGTACAAAAGATCATTATTGAAATTAAGTGGAGAATCTCTTATGGGAGAGAACGAATTTGGACTTCATTCTACTCGTCTTCAACAATATGCAGAAGAAGTCAAAAAAGTAGTAGATATGGGAGCTCAAGTAGCAATAGTTATTGGGGGTGGAAATATATTTAGAGGGTTTTCTAGAATAAAGGAAAAAACCATAAATCGTATAGAAGGAGATTATATGGGAATGTTGGCTACCGTTATTAACGGCATAGCTTTTCAATCATATTTAGAAAATGTAGGAGTATGTACCTATATTCAAACAGCTATTAGAATGGATGAAATCGCAGAACCTTTTGGTATAGATAAAGCAATATACCATCTTGAAAAAGGAAGAGTAGTAATATTTGTAGCGGGATTAGGAAACCCTTATTTTACTACAGATACAGCCGCTGTTTTACGTGCTATAGAAATAAGAGCTGATGTATTATTGAAAGGAACCAGAGTGGATGGAATTTATACAACAGATCCAGAAAAAGATAAATATGCTAAAAAACTTAAAAATATATCTTTCGATACAGCATATAAAATGGGAATTAAAGTTATGGATCAAACGGCTTTCATTTTAGGAAATGAAAATAATTTACCGATTATTATTTTTGATATTAACAGGAAAGGAAATTTTAAAAAAGTAATTTCCGGAGAAGAAATAGGGACTATGGTTTCCAAAAAAAAATAA
- a CDS encoding RluA family pseudouridine synthase: MRKIKIIANENQKEIRIDKFLKKNVENISRNQIQKLTLSGSVMVNQRIVKKNYKIKPLDFLEIEISNIPPLLDYLEYKNIIAEKINLDIIHEDDDVIIINKPAGMVVHPGFGHNKGTLIHGIKYHFQKSNFHKFNLYRSGLVHRLDKDTSGLLVLAKNEYSKKYLFQQFQSKTIQREYRALIWGNLIEEKGIITGFIGRDPKNRKRMTLFKKNESHKGKYSVTYYKVLERFKYLTYVSCNIKTGKTHQIRAHFKYLGHPLFHDSTYGGNKIFMKKKCSNQNIKFLKNCLKILSRQALHAISLSFIHPKNEKCYFYCPIPEDFKIVLQKCRKIL; this comes from the coding sequence ATGAGAAAAATTAAAATTATCGCAAACGAAAATCAAAAAGAAATTCGTATTGATAAGTTTTTAAAAAAAAATGTAGAAAATATTAGCAGGAATCAAATTCAAAAACTTACTCTTTCAGGAAGCGTTATGGTGAATCAACGCATTGTAAAAAAAAATTATAAAATAAAACCTTTAGATTTTCTAGAAATAGAAATTTCTAATATTCCCCCTTTATTAGATTATTTAGAGTATAAAAATATAATTGCAGAAAAAATAAATCTGGATATTATACATGAAGATGATGATGTAATTATAATTAATAAACCGGCCGGAATGGTAGTTCATCCTGGATTTGGACATAATAAAGGAACATTAATTCATGGAATTAAGTATCATTTTCAAAAATCAAACTTTCATAAGTTTAATTTATATAGAAGTGGATTGGTTCATAGATTGGATAAAGATACATCAGGTTTATTAGTTTTAGCTAAAAATGAATATTCTAAAAAATATTTATTTCAACAATTTCAATCCAAAACAATTCAAAGAGAATATAGAGCTTTAATATGGGGAAATTTAATTGAAGAAAAAGGAATTATAACTGGTTTTATTGGAAGAGATCCTAAAAATAGAAAAAGAATGACACTTTTTAAAAAAAATGAATCTCATAAAGGAAAATATTCTGTAACATATTATAAGGTATTAGAACGGTTTAAATATTTAACATATGTTTCTTGTAATATAAAAACAGGAAAAACTCATCAAATAAGAGCTCATTTCAAGTATTTAGGTCATCCATTATTTCATGATTCTACTTATGGAGGAAATAAAATTTTTATGAAAAAAAAATGTTCAAATCAAAATATAAAATTTTTAAAAAACTGCCTAAAAATATTATCAAGACAAGCTTTACATGCCATATCTCTTTCTTTTATACATCCAAAAAATGAAAAATGTTATTTTTATTGTCCAATTCCTGAAGATTTTAAAATAGTTCTACAAAAATGTAGAAAAATATTATAA
- the frr gene encoding ribosome recycling factor: MDELNNIFFSCQENMDKIFNQFKKEIHRVRLGSQSISSFLGKIKIKCYGTFFPLIEVANISIIDNMNISIHPWDRSIVSNIDKAIINANLGFMPTNKGDSIDIHLPTITEESRKNLIKKIKSKTEHAKILVREIRKKNNQNIKKLKISEDFYKMGESRIQKITNQYIQKIENFFLHKEEEILRI, encoded by the coding sequence ATGGATGAATTAAACAACATTTTTTTCTCTTGTCAAGAAAATATGGATAAAATTTTTAATCAGTTTAAAAAAGAAATTCATCGTGTTCGATTAGGAAGTCAATCTATATCTTCTTTTTTAGGTAAAATAAAAATAAAATGTTATGGAACTTTTTTTCCCCTTATAGAAGTGGCTAATATTTCTATTATCGATAATATGAATATTTCTATTCATCCTTGGGATCGTTCTATTGTTTCAAATATAGATAAAGCCATTATTAATGCAAATTTAGGTTTTATGCCAACTAATAAAGGAGACTCTATCGATATACATTTACCTACAATAACAGAAGAAAGTAGAAAAAATTTGATCAAAAAAATCAAATCAAAAACAGAACATGCAAAAATTCTTGTGAGAGAAATTCGGAAAAAAAATAACCAAAATATCAAAAAATTAAAAATATCAGAAGATTTTTATAAAATGGGAGAAAGTCGTATACAAAAAATAACGAATCAATACATACAAAAAATAGAAAATTTCTTTCTTCACAAAGAAGAAGAAATATTGAGAATATAA
- the leuS gene encoding leucine--tRNA ligase, with protein MEYNFREIEKRWQIYWKKNHVFHTKENKKRKYYILNMFPYPSGTGLHVGHCLGYITSDIYARYKRTKGYNVLNPIGFDSFGLPAEQYAIQTGKHPSNTIIENSHRYKKQMNKIGLSFDWNRKLYTSHSDYYRWTQWMFIQIFHSWYDKNTEKAKPINLLIKEFNKNGNNFINASCTSNYKFDSKTWNLLSLHEKESILLDYRLAFLAKNTVNWCPDLGTVLANDEIKNGKSERGGFPVYKKKMLQWHIRISAYAERLMKGLNLIETSPSLKKLQSNWIGKSIGTSIFFKIIYPIGKINHIELFTYHPEMIFGMTFIILSTDHPLSDKISYHSSHYQNVLTYTSQVFSIEENTKNISGIFTGNYVFHPFIRNKRIPIYVSNFFSINNHIQSFIGIPGYEEKSKKFAQKFGIEIIKIFDFNQKCINSNFLNGLNRQQAKEKIIKILIKNKIGGMKINYKIRDAIFSRQRYWGEPIPIYFKNKIPKTIPVDKLPLFLPKIENYHPINGKSPLIRAKNWAWDEKNMKIVSNTIIDNKYIFPIETNTMPSWAGSSWYFLRYMDVHNHQFFLDKKKENYWKNVDLYIGGSEHSTGHLIYARFWNKFLLDRGWITSEEPFKKILNQGMILSYSATILKVIGENTFISYGLKNKKHAYSSFQEIYVDLSLIKKNNELDINRFKKLRPEFYSSIFILERGIFLCKKKLEKMSKSKYNVINPDDIYEKYGSDVLRIYEMFLGPINQSKPWDEKKINGIKNFINKFWGLFHKNEIFQITEIHPTLQEFQILHSTIKKIQNKMESFSWNTSISLLMIITNQLITLKCNKRKILEPLVQLIAPFAPHISEELWYKLGKRKSIIYYDFPVFNSKYVMIKEITYPILFNGKLKFLEKFDNRTSIEEIKNKILSHPKTKFFLKKKILKKLILIPKKVINILFQ; from the coding sequence ATGGAATATAATTTTCGTGAAATAGAAAAACGTTGGCAAATATATTGGAAAAAAAATCATGTATTTCATACAAAAGAAAATAAAAAAAGAAAGTACTATATTTTAAATATGTTCCCTTATCCTTCTGGAACAGGTCTACATGTTGGACATTGTTTAGGTTATATTACATCAGATATTTATGCAAGATATAAACGAACAAAAGGGTATAATGTTTTAAACCCCATAGGGTTCGATTCTTTTGGGTTACCTGCAGAACAATATGCAATACAAACAGGAAAACATCCTTCCAATACTATTATTGAAAATTCACATAGATATAAAAAACAAATGAATAAAATAGGACTTTCTTTTGATTGGAATAGAAAATTATATACGAGTCATTCTGATTATTATCGTTGGACTCAATGGATGTTTATTCAGATTTTTCATTCTTGGTACGATAAAAACACTGAAAAAGCTAAACCTATAAATCTGTTGATTAAGGAATTTAATAAAAATGGAAATAATTTCATTAACGCAAGTTGTACATCGAATTATAAATTCGATTCAAAAACATGGAACTTATTAAGTTTACATGAAAAAGAATCTATTCTGTTAGATTATAGATTGGCTTTTTTAGCTAAAAATACAGTGAATTGGTGCCCTGATTTAGGAACAGTATTAGCTAATGATGAAATCAAAAATGGAAAAAGTGAAAGAGGAGGATTCCCCGTTTACAAAAAAAAAATGTTACAATGGCATATAAGAATTAGTGCATATGCAGAAAGACTCATGAAAGGATTAAATCTTATTGAAACTTCTCCGTCTTTAAAAAAATTACAATCTAATTGGATAGGAAAATCAATAGGAACTTCTATTTTTTTTAAAATTATTTATCCTATTGGTAAAATTAATCATATTGAATTATTTACTTATCATCCAGAAATGATTTTTGGAATGACTTTTATTATATTATCAACAGATCATCCACTTTCAGATAAAATAAGTTATCATTCTTCACATTATCAAAATGTTTTAACATATACTTCTCAAGTGTTTTCCATAGAAGAAAATACGAAAAATATTTCTGGAATTTTTACAGGAAACTATGTATTCCATCCTTTTATTAGAAATAAGAGAATTCCTATTTATGTCAGTAATTTTTTTTCTATAAATAATCATATACAATCTTTTATAGGAATACCTGGATATGAAGAAAAAAGTAAAAAATTTGCTCAAAAATTTGGAATAGAAATCATAAAAATTTTTGATTTTAATCAAAAATGTATTAATTCTAATTTTTTAAATGGATTAAATCGTCAACAAGCAAAAGAAAAAATAATCAAAATTTTAATAAAAAATAAAATAGGAGGTATGAAAATCAATTATAAGATTCGTGATGCTATTTTTTCCAGACAAAGATATTGGGGAGAACCAATTCCTATTTATTTTAAAAATAAAATTCCTAAAACAATTCCCGTCGATAAATTACCTCTGTTTCTTCCAAAAATAGAAAACTATCATCCTATCAATGGAAAATCTCCATTAATTAGAGCTAAAAATTGGGCTTGGGATGAAAAAAATATGAAAATTGTTTCTAATACTATTATTGATAATAAATATATATTTCCAATTGAAACTAATACAATGCCTAGTTGGGCAGGATCAAGTTGGTATTTTCTTAGATATATGGATGTACATAATCATCAATTTTTTCTTGATAAGAAGAAAGAAAATTATTGGAAAAACGTGGATTTATATATTGGTGGATCTGAACACAGTACTGGTCATTTAATTTATGCTAGATTTTGGAATAAATTTTTATTGGATAGGGGATGGATCACTTCTGAAGAACCTTTTAAAAAAATATTGAATCAAGGAATGATATTGAGTTATTCTGCTACTATACTTAAAGTAATAGGAGAAAATACTTTTATATCTTATGGATTAAAAAATAAAAAACACGCATATTCTTCCTTTCAAGAAATATATGTAGATCTTTCTTTAATTAAAAAGAACAATGAACTAGATATTAATAGATTTAAAAAATTAAGACCAGAATTTTATTCATCTATTTTTATTTTAGAAAGAGGAATTTTTTTATGTAAAAAAAAATTGGAAAAAATGTCAAAATCTAAATACAATGTAATAAATCCTGATGATATATATGAAAAATATGGATCAGATGTACTTCGTATTTATGAGATGTTTTTAGGCCCTATTAATCAATCTAAACCTTGGGACGAAAAAAAAATAAATGGGATAAAAAATTTTATAAATAAATTTTGGGGTTTATTTCATAAAAATGAAATTTTTCAAATAACGGAAATCCATCCTACATTACAAGAATTTCAAATTTTACATAGTACTATAAAAAAAATTCAAAATAAAATGGAATCTTTTTCTTGGAATACTTCTATTAGTTTATTAATGATTATCACTAATCAATTGATTACGTTAAAATGCAATAAAAGAAAAATACTAGAACCTCTTGTTCAATTGATAGCTCCATTTGCTCCTCATATATCCGAAGAATTATGGTATAAATTGGGTAAAAGAAAATCTATTATATATTATGATTTTCCAGTTTTTAATTCAAAATATGTCATGATAAAGGAAATAACGTATCCTATTTTGTTTAATGGAAAATTAAAATTTTTAGAAAAGTTTGATAATCGAACTTCAATTGAAGAAATAAAGAATAAAATTTTGAGTCATCCTAAAACAAAATTTTTTTTGAAAAAAAAGATTTTGAAAAAATTAATTTTAATTCCTAAAAAAGTAATAAATATTTTATTTCAATAA
- a CDS encoding D-alanine--D-alanine ligase, which produces MKKIAVIMGGYSKESIISLKSGKIVYENLCRKEFDPYQIFIFKEKWFMKDKRNKEYFINKQDFTVYGMKHLKFDCIFNAIHGTPGEDGILQAYFDLLRIPYTGCDFHHANVTFNKKYCLTFLKYFGINTADFFFLNKNQTFSPKKILNKIGLPCFVKPNRSGSSLGISKVYEEKDLFDAIQKAFIEDEEIIVESFLEGKEVSVGVFSFKNEIIVLPITEIISQNDFFDFESKYSGKSQEITPAKMSKNIENKIRNTAKKVYQFLNLSGISRAEYILVNEEPFFLEINTVPGFSEESIFPKQLKIVGISLSDVFKNYIYASIEKMNK; this is translated from the coding sequence ATGAAAAAAATAGCTGTTATTATGGGGGGGTATTCAAAAGAATCCATCATTTCACTAAAAAGTGGAAAAATTGTTTACGAAAATTTATGTAGGAAAGAATTTGATCCTTATCAAATATTTATTTTTAAAGAAAAATGGTTCATGAAAGATAAAAGAAATAAAGAATATTTTATAAATAAACAAGATTTCACTGTTTATGGAATGAAACATCTTAAATTTGATTGTATATTTAATGCTATACATGGAACTCCAGGAGAGGACGGAATATTACAAGCTTATTTTGATCTTTTAAGAATTCCTTATACAGGATGTGACTTTCATCATGCTAATGTTACTTTTAATAAAAAATATTGTTTAACTTTTTTGAAATATTTTGGAATTAATACAGCTGATTTTTTTTTCTTAAATAAAAATCAAACTTTTTCCCCAAAAAAAATCCTAAATAAAATAGGACTTCCTTGTTTCGTAAAACCTAATAGATCTGGGTCTAGTTTAGGTATAAGCAAAGTTTATGAAGAAAAAGATTTATTTGATGCAATACAAAAAGCATTTATAGAAGACGAAGAAATTATTGTGGAATCTTTTCTTGAAGGAAAAGAAGTTTCCGTAGGTGTTTTTTCGTTTAAAAATGAAATTATTGTTTTGCCAATAACAGAAATAATTAGTCAAAATGATTTTTTTGATTTTGAATCAAAATATTCTGGAAAATCTCAAGAAATTACACCAGCAAAGATGTCTAAAAATATTGAAAATAAAATACGAAACACAGCAAAAAAAGTATATCAATTTCTAAATCTATCAGGAATATCTAGAGCGGAATACATACTTGTCAATGAAGAACCTTTTTTTTTGGAAATCAATACAGTTCCAGGTTTTTCAGAAGAAAGTATTTTTCCAAAACAATTGAAAATAGTTGGAATATCTTTATCCGATGTCTTTAAAAATTATATATACGCTTCTATTGAAAAAATGAATAAATAA
- a CDS encoding Glu/Leu/Phe/Val family dehydrogenase → MSKNQNKTSAYSFFNCIEKNFDKAARFISIEQGLLDQIKACNAVYRMHFPVKIGKEIKVIEAYRVQHSHHKLPCKGGIRYSMKVNQDEVMTLAALMTYKCAIVDVPFGGAKGGIKIDPQTVSIENIEKITRRYTSELIKKNFIGPGIDVPAPDYGTGEREMSWIFDTFLSLRSGDVDALACVTGKPVSQGGVRGRKEATGLGVFYGIRELCLVKEDMDYVGLDVGLVGKKIIIQGLGNVGYHAATFFHEAGAIIIALAEREGAIYNEKGLNVSKVFLHLKNTGSILNFPEAKNMENTEKALELECDILIPAALENVIHKNNANRIKAKIIGEAANGPITPEADEILEKKGVIIVPDIYLNAGGVTVSYFEWIKNLSHVRYGRMEKKFSENMNAELLQVIETICKKKISVEEKKIISRGPREIDLVRSGLEDTMINGFHKIRDLKKSSKIENMRTAAFVLAINKIIDSYEKLGIFP, encoded by the coding sequence ATGTCAAAAAACCAAAATAAAACTAGTGCATATAGTTTTTTTAATTGTATAGAAAAAAATTTTGATAAAGCTGCACGATTTATTTCTATTGAACAAGGTCTTTTAGATCAAATTAAAGCTTGTAACGCTGTATATCGAATGCATTTTCCTGTAAAAATAGGAAAAGAAATTAAAGTGATTGAAGCATATAGAGTTCAACATTCTCATCACAAACTTCCTTGTAAAGGAGGAATTCGATATAGTATGAAAGTAAATCAAGATGAAGTTATGACTTTAGCTGCTTTAATGACCTATAAATGCGCTATAGTTGATGTTCCTTTTGGAGGAGCTAAAGGTGGAATAAAAATTGATCCACAAACTGTATCAATAGAAAACATAGAAAAGATAACACGTCGTTATACCTCAGAATTAATTAAAAAAAATTTTATTGGTCCAGGAATAGATGTCCCCGCACCTGATTATGGTACTGGGGAAAGAGAAATGAGTTGGATTTTTGATACTTTTCTATCTCTTCGTTCTGGAGATGTAGATGCATTAGCTTGTGTTACAGGAAAACCGGTATCTCAAGGAGGAGTAAGAGGAAGAAAAGAAGCAACAGGGTTAGGTGTTTTTTATGGAATAAGAGAATTGTGTCTTGTTAAAGAAGATATGGATTATGTCGGTTTAGATGTAGGATTAGTTGGAAAAAAAATTATCATACAAGGATTAGGAAATGTTGGGTATCATGCTGCTACTTTTTTTCATGAAGCAGGAGCGATTATAATAGCTTTAGCAGAAAGAGAAGGCGCTATTTATAACGAAAAAGGATTAAATGTTTCCAAAGTTTTTTTACATTTAAAAAATACTGGATCTATATTAAATTTTCCAGAAGCAAAAAATATGGAGAATACGGAAAAGGCTTTAGAATTGGAATGTGATATTTTAATTCCTGCTGCGTTAGAAAATGTGATCCATAAAAATAATGCCAATCGGATTAAGGCTAAAATTATTGGAGAAGCAGCCAATGGACCTATCACGCCTGAAGCGGATGAAATATTGGAAAAAAAAGGAGTGATTATTGTTCCGGATATTTACTTGAATGCAGGAGGAGTAACTGTTTCTTATTTTGAATGGATAAAAAACTTAAGTCATGTCCGTTACGGACGTATGGAAAAGAAATTTAGCGAAAACATGAACGCAGAATTACTACAAGTTATAGAGACGATTTGCAAAAAAAAAATTTCAGTAGAAGAAAAAAAAATTATTTCAAGAGGACCAAGAGAAATTGATTTAGTCCGTAGTGGTTTAGAAGATACAATGATCAATGGATTTCATAAAATTCGAGATCTAAAAAAATCATCAAAAATAGAAAATATGCGTACGGCAGCATTTGTACTTGCTATAAATAAAATTATAGATTCTTATGAAAAACTAGGAATTTTTCCATAA
- a CDS encoding PASTA domain-containing protein, whose product MLILYKISQIALQWVDVYTKHGSYVTVPDLKGFTLSQSISILKKLGLKYDIDTSHYDPNFKINQIISFSPEAGDYVKEGRHVYIQVNSKSSQSILPNIINKDKRMAIKFLHDNHISVKEIRYINNMDKDSVFKVLYKNKFIKPGYRFPTHQDGIILIIGKGYEKNNFTVPNVIGMSLHSATYTLKNKLFHTINFYYDHTIKNPDQDAKVYRQKPDPGSIYDKNKSVELWLTSKEVLDHLIQIEEKDSNKEIEDIQIEKKNYNKQTEEKEKMKLNEKN is encoded by the coding sequence ATGTTAATTTTATATAAAATTTCTCAAATTGCATTGCAATGGGTAGATGTTTATACAAAACATGGGTCTTATGTGACTGTTCCTGATTTGAAAGGATTTACTTTATCTCAATCTATATCTATTTTAAAAAAATTAGGTCTTAAATACGATATAGATACATCACATTATGATCCTAATTTTAAAATTAATCAAATTATTTCCTTTTCTCCAGAAGCTGGAGATTATGTAAAAGAAGGAAGACATGTATATATACAAGTTAATTCTAAATCCTCTCAATCTATTTTACCTAATATCATAAATAAAGATAAACGAATGGCTATCAAATTCCTTCATGACAATCATATATCTGTTAAAGAAATAAGATATATTAATAATATGGATAAAGATAGTGTTTTCAAAGTTTTATATAAAAATAAATTTATTAAACCTGGATATAGGTTCCCCACTCATCAAGATGGAATCATTTTAATTATTGGAAAAGGATACGAAAAAAACAATTTCACAGTTCCTAATGTTATTGGAATGTCATTACATTCAGCAACTTATACTTTAAAAAATAAATTATTTCATACTATTAATTTTTATTATGATCATACAATAAAAAATCCTGATCAAGATGCAAAAGTATATCGTCAAAAACCTGATCCTGGATCTATTTATGATAAAAATAAATCTGTTGAACTTTGGTTAACTTCAAAAGAAGTGTTAGATCATTTAATTCAAATTGAAGAAAAAGATTCTAATAAAGAAATCGAAGACATTCAAATTGAAAAAAAAAATTATAATAAACAAACGGAAGAAAAGGAAAAAATGAAATTAAATGAGAAAAATTAA